The following coding sequences lie in one Alicyclobacillus curvatus genomic window:
- a CDS encoding glutaredoxin family protein has translation MSSKVVMYVIPICPYCRQAKKFLQQRGIPFEERNILFHRKYRQEFERLTTVMTVPVTTFGDQVVIGYDKGKFEQALKTMELQEQTRETI, from the coding sequence GTGAGCAGCAAAGTCGTTATGTACGTCATCCCCATTTGCCCGTACTGCCGTCAAGCCAAGAAATTCTTACAACAACGCGGCATCCCGTTTGAAGAGCGAAACATCCTGTTTCATCGAAAATACCGACAGGAATTTGAGCGCCTCACCACCGTGATGACTGTTCCCGTAACCACGTTTGGCGACCAAGTCGTCATCGGATATGACAAAGGCAAATTTGAACAAGCGCTAAAAACCATGGAACTTCAAGAGCAAACAAGGGAAACGATATAA
- a CDS encoding sugar phosphate isomerase/epimerase, with translation MKLGVFAVLFGDKSLAEALDYIAESGLETVEIGCGPYPGKAHCNPAELLADKAKLKAFEQAVSSCGLEISALSCHGNPLHPNVEVARQAHEDFENAVRLAGELGVKNVITFSGCPGESETSRNPVWVTCPWPPEHLEVLKWQWEEKVIPYWMEQDQFLKKNGVRVAIEAHPGFVVYNTETCLRLRERCGDSIGVNFDPSHLFWQQMDPVVAIKDLAKAGALFHFHAKDTAIDVQNTAQNGVLDTKPYSDELQRSWIFRTVGYGHGEKTWRRIISTLQMVGYQGAISIEHEDSLMSVEEGFQKAVSFLKQQIIKEKVGEMWWA, from the coding sequence GTGAAACTTGGCGTGTTTGCAGTTTTGTTTGGAGACAAGTCGCTTGCGGAAGCCCTCGACTACATTGCCGAGAGTGGTCTTGAAACGGTTGAAATTGGTTGTGGTCCCTATCCAGGGAAGGCGCATTGCAACCCTGCTGAACTCCTCGCAGACAAAGCGAAGTTGAAGGCATTTGAACAAGCTGTGTCCTCATGCGGACTTGAAATCAGTGCTCTGTCGTGTCATGGAAATCCGCTTCATCCGAACGTAGAGGTTGCTCGCCAAGCCCACGAGGATTTCGAAAACGCGGTGCGATTGGCAGGGGAACTCGGGGTGAAGAACGTGATTACCTTCTCCGGATGCCCAGGTGAATCAGAAACTTCGCGAAATCCTGTATGGGTAACTTGTCCTTGGCCTCCTGAACACCTCGAAGTCCTCAAGTGGCAATGGGAGGAAAAAGTGATTCCCTATTGGATGGAACAGGACCAATTCTTGAAGAAAAACGGAGTCAGGGTGGCTATTGAGGCCCATCCGGGATTTGTTGTGTACAATACGGAAACCTGCCTGCGTCTGCGCGAACGCTGTGGAGACAGCATCGGGGTCAACTTTGACCCGAGTCACTTGTTTTGGCAACAAATGGACCCCGTTGTTGCCATCAAAGACCTCGCCAAGGCAGGTGCGCTGTTTCACTTTCATGCCAAGGATACTGCCATTGATGTGCAAAATACGGCTCAAAATGGCGTGCTCGATACGAAGCCCTATTCGGATGAGTTGCAGCGTTCATGGATTTTTCGGACCGTTGGTTATGGTCATGGAGAAAAAACGTGGAGGCGCATCATCAGCACGCTGCAGATGGTCGGTTACCAAGGCGCCATTAGCATTGAACATGAAGACAGCTTAATGTCGGTCGAAGAAGGGTTTCAAAAGGCCGTGAGTTTTCTGAAACAGCAAATCATCAAAGAGAAAGTCGGTGAGATGTGGTGGGCGTAA
- a CDS encoding cytochrome c biogenesis protein CcdA, protein MGAHPTLWLAFAAGLLSFISPCCVPLYPSYISYISGVTFAPGTAHSFRSRLKALSHTAFFVLGFSIIFFALGLSATAVGRLFIQYRDLIRVLGGIVIILMGLVLSELVKPKWLMMEKRWEYRKSKGSYVTSVLVGMSFAAGWTPCVGPILASVLVLSATQSTMGISLILMYIAGFALPFFALGFTLASVRKLARYGAVLSKISGYILIVMGVLLATNTLTRITVWLIRLYGGFTGF, encoded by the coding sequence ATGGGTGCACATCCAACCCTTTGGCTGGCATTCGCAGCGGGACTTCTGTCCTTTATTTCACCGTGTTGCGTTCCGTTATACCCGTCTTATATCTCCTACATTTCCGGTGTGACCTTTGCCCCCGGAACGGCGCATTCTTTTCGCAGCCGTTTGAAAGCACTGTCCCACACGGCGTTTTTTGTGCTTGGATTTTCCATCATCTTCTTTGCGTTGGGCCTGTCCGCTACCGCTGTTGGCCGATTATTCATCCAATATCGCGATTTAATCCGGGTCCTTGGCGGAATCGTGATTATCTTGATGGGTTTGGTGCTGAGCGAACTAGTAAAGCCCAAATGGCTGATGATGGAAAAGCGGTGGGAGTATCGTAAGAGCAAAGGAAGCTACGTCACATCGGTACTTGTCGGGATGAGCTTCGCTGCAGGATGGACGCCGTGTGTGGGACCGATTCTGGCCTCCGTCTTGGTCTTAAGTGCAACACAAAGTACGATGGGCATTTCCCTCATTTTGATGTACATTGCCGGATTTGCGCTTCCCTTTTTTGCCTTGGGCTTTACCCTCGCATCTGTGCGGAAGCTGGCTCGTTACGGCGCCGTGCTGTCGAAAATCTCCGGGTACATCTTGATTGTCATGGGCGTTTTACTGGCAACAAACACACTGACCCGAATCACAGTTTGGCTGATACGCCTGTACGGTGGCTTTACAGGATTCTGA
- a CDS encoding GGDEF domain-containing protein translates to MTQVPDVLYSACEFLDHYFHIDAGYFLYYSEETDIRMEYSWGLGVPEEELSAATYASDDFLPKLQVTQGNWVTVDEAPLPWQEIMRRAGLVRAAGWLITINNDVVGIFVLGRRTLRDNDINMISLSMAHICLMVEMIIYRRSAEQASLRDPLTGLFNRRGFMMEYERVIAETPQDRVLMLVVMDVDDLKQINDTLGHLTGDSLLIQVGHLMKVHFHEDHAISGRYGGDEFVALLQYEQGESHECEREISLWFEAHAINVSVGCAVFGRDGAHFEECFNIADQRMYRRKFA, encoded by the coding sequence ATGACGCAAGTGCCTGACGTGCTGTATAGTGCATGTGAATTCCTCGACCATTACTTCCACATAGATGCCGGATACTTTTTATATTACAGTGAGGAAACAGATATTAGAATGGAATACTCGTGGGGATTGGGTGTTCCCGAAGAAGAGTTGAGTGCAGCAACCTATGCATCGGACGACTTTTTGCCCAAGTTGCAGGTAACCCAAGGGAACTGGGTGACGGTTGATGAAGCGCCACTCCCATGGCAAGAAATCATGAGGCGAGCAGGACTCGTGCGTGCTGCGGGTTGGCTAATCACCATCAATAATGATGTTGTTGGCATTTTTGTTTTAGGTCGCAGAACACTCCGTGATAACGATATCAACATGATCTCGTTATCCATGGCTCACATTTGCTTAATGGTGGAAATGATTATCTATCGCCGAAGTGCTGAGCAAGCCAGCCTCCGCGACCCCCTCACAGGACTCTTCAATCGCCGCGGATTTATGATGGAATATGAACGCGTCATCGCGGAAACCCCACAAGACCGTGTCCTCATGCTCGTAGTTATGGATGTTGATGACTTAAAACAAATCAACGACACCCTCGGTCACCTCACTGGTGATTCCTTGCTTATCCAGGTTGGACACTTAATGAAGGTGCATTTTCATGAAGACCATGCGATCAGCGGACGATACGGTGGAGACGAATTCGTCGCCTTATTGCAATATGAACAGGGTGAGAGTCATGAATGTGAACGTGAGATATCTTTGTGGTTTGAGGCCCATGCTATCAATGTGAGCGTGGGCTGTGCTGTGTTTGGAAGAGATGGAGCGCACTTTGAGGAGTGCTTTAACATCGCCGACCAACGTATGTACAGACGCAAATTCGCCTAA
- a CDS encoding carbon-nitrogen hydrolase family protein: MKSVVLASVAMNVQYDKRQNLATCLKYIEEAASQGANLIVFPEQCLQGYLRHLNQCVTSADIKYQYDEAEVVPSGPSTQAIIAAASQHGIYVVFGMTERDADRYDVLYNTSVLVGPEGYIGRYRKVHQPGDEVHVYWPGDDFPVFHTQIGKIGMLICYDKAFPEVARILASQGAEILAMPTAWALAVPGGDVSTDASTDNYILYDRVRAVENGCFFISANQIGICGDLDYLGHSQVVSPKGTVLASTGYKDGLVTAEVNVREDILDARAYDISGMHLKDRKPAVYEKYQL, encoded by the coding sequence ATGAAGTCTGTCGTACTTGCTTCTGTGGCAATGAATGTTCAGTACGATAAACGTCAGAACCTTGCGACCTGCCTGAAATACATTGAAGAGGCGGCGTCACAGGGTGCAAATCTGATTGTGTTCCCCGAGCAATGTCTGCAAGGTTATCTGCGTCACTTGAATCAGTGTGTCACCTCAGCAGATATCAAGTATCAGTACGATGAAGCGGAAGTCGTTCCGAGCGGTCCTTCGACGCAAGCCATCATCGCTGCCGCGAGCCAACATGGGATTTACGTCGTGTTCGGAATGACGGAGCGCGATGCAGACCGCTATGATGTTCTCTATAACACATCTGTCCTAGTTGGGCCAGAAGGTTACATTGGCCGATACCGAAAGGTCCATCAGCCCGGCGATGAGGTTCATGTGTATTGGCCAGGCGATGATTTCCCCGTATTTCATACCCAGATAGGCAAAATAGGTATGCTCATTTGTTACGACAAGGCGTTCCCTGAGGTCGCCCGTATACTCGCGTCACAAGGTGCAGAGATTCTTGCCATGCCGACAGCGTGGGCTTTGGCGGTGCCTGGCGGGGACGTGTCGACGGATGCATCCACAGACAACTACATCCTCTACGACCGCGTGCGAGCCGTCGAAAATGGATGCTTCTTCATCTCTGCCAATCAAATTGGTATTTGCGGCGATCTCGATTATCTCGGTCACAGCCAAGTGGTCAGCCCGAAGGGAACAGTTCTCGCCAGCACTGGCTACAAGGATGGGCTCGTGACTGCAGAGGTCAATGTTCGCGAAGACATCCTCGATGCGAGGGCGTATGACATATCAGGGATGCACTTGAAAGACCGCAAGCCAGCCGTTTACGAAAAATATCAGTTATAA
- the corA gene encoding magnesium/cobalt transporter CorA, with amino-acid sequence MMKTYLYDAKDGTLEHDIETDDLARVVEDKATMLWIDVYNWEPNEIKAIAEIFGFHPLAVEDCIHESPRTKVDRYEGYEFFELHSLKYNEDSEPEISIEELNIFLASNYIVTVHRHAIPSIGRIAARSRHDAFNMNKGPDYLLYAIVDGITDTYFPIIDQLSARIDDLEDEMYENPALAITEEFLSLKRTIVMIRRAIEPQRRIFANVNSSYTFNVTPENRPYFMDLSDHLERITDAMEVFRDLVQGALETYSSLGTAKTNETMRVLTIITTLTASMTLITGVFGMNVPLPWQRTWQATLVIMVGMVVLSVVMLVIFRKRKWI; translated from the coding sequence GTGATGAAGACATACCTGTATGACGCCAAAGACGGGACACTTGAACACGACATTGAAACGGACGATTTGGCACGGGTCGTGGAAGACAAGGCGACAATGCTGTGGATTGACGTATACAACTGGGAACCAAACGAGATCAAAGCCATTGCAGAGATTTTTGGGTTTCATCCGCTGGCGGTCGAGGACTGTATTCACGAATCACCGCGAACGAAAGTCGATAGGTACGAGGGGTATGAATTCTTCGAGCTGCACTCCCTGAAGTACAACGAGGACAGCGAACCGGAAATCAGTATTGAGGAGTTAAACATCTTCCTCGCCTCAAATTACATTGTGACAGTACATAGGCACGCCATTCCGTCGATTGGTCGCATTGCGGCTAGGTCTCGACACGACGCTTTCAACATGAACAAGGGTCCAGACTACCTCTTGTACGCCATTGTGGATGGGATAACGGACACTTATTTCCCCATCATTGACCAGCTTTCTGCTCGTATCGACGACCTCGAGGACGAGATGTATGAAAACCCTGCACTCGCGATTACCGAGGAATTTTTGTCGTTGAAAAGGACAATTGTGATGATTCGGCGGGCGATTGAGCCGCAGCGTCGAATCTTTGCCAATGTAAACTCGTCGTACACCTTTAACGTCACACCTGAGAATCGACCGTATTTCATGGATCTGTCTGACCATTTGGAACGCATCACGGATGCTATGGAAGTCTTTCGCGACTTGGTTCAGGGTGCTCTGGAGACGTATTCTTCGCTCGGGACGGCGAAAACCAACGAAACCATGCGTGTCTTGACCATCATCACAACACTCACAGCAAGTATGACATTGATTACTGGTGTCTTTGGTATGAATGTCCCGTTACCGTGGCAGCGTACCTGGCAGGCGACACTGGTGATTATGGTCGGCATGGTTGTGTTGAGTGTGGTCATGCTGGTGATTTTTCGAAAACGCAAGTGGATTTGA
- a CDS encoding ROK family protein — MHTRSEPVHTIGIDLGGTKIAAAVVNEAGEVLAHLNVPTRAEDGPRAVLDRMAELAWRVSETVPSVRPMAVGVGAPGPLNPKNGLVFGPPNLPGWDHVNLVEELQERLDLHVVLDNDANAATLAESTVGAGRGFQDLVYITVSTGIGGGVMLDGKVRQGQSGGAAEVGHHIVDIHGPLCRCGNHGCLETFASGTAIERTALEKLGEPLDARQVVERARAGSAIAEQILDDVYRYLGVGLVNVVNLFDPAIIIVGGGVAQIGRPMFEALQKAVNNNHFRSKAAERVKVVPAQLGTRAGVIGAALLPHVETEGSRLDLLRQST; from the coding sequence GTGCATACGAGAAGTGAGCCTGTGCATACGATTGGAATCGACCTTGGCGGCACGAAAATCGCCGCTGCTGTTGTGAATGAGGCAGGGGAGGTCCTGGCCCATCTAAACGTCCCCACACGAGCTGAGGATGGGCCGCGGGCTGTTCTTGACCGCATGGCAGAACTTGCCTGGCGGGTCAGTGAGACAGTGCCATCGGTGCGACCGATGGCTGTTGGGGTTGGTGCACCTGGTCCACTTAACCCGAAGAACGGTCTTGTGTTTGGACCACCAAACCTACCAGGGTGGGACCATGTAAATCTGGTTGAAGAACTGCAAGAGCGCCTGGACTTGCACGTCGTCCTCGACAACGATGCAAACGCGGCAACACTAGCTGAATCCACCGTCGGAGCAGGCAGAGGATTTCAAGACCTCGTGTACATCACGGTTAGTACAGGTATCGGCGGCGGTGTCATGCTGGACGGCAAAGTTCGTCAGGGGCAAAGCGGTGGTGCTGCGGAAGTTGGACATCATATCGTGGACATTCACGGACCGCTCTGTCGCTGTGGCAACCATGGGTGTCTTGAGACTTTCGCGTCCGGGACAGCCATAGAGCGGACGGCGCTCGAAAAGCTGGGAGAACCCCTTGATGCGAGGCAGGTTGTAGAGCGGGCGCGAGCGGGAAGCGCAATCGCAGAGCAAATTCTCGATGACGTGTATCGTTACCTGGGAGTTGGTCTCGTGAATGTCGTTAACCTATTCGATCCCGCCATTATCATTGTTGGCGGCGGCGTCGCCCAGATTGGCCGTCCGATGTTTGAAGCATTGCAAAAAGCGGTGAACAACAATCACTTTCGCTCCAAGGCTGCGGAGCGAGTCAAAGTGGTTCCTGCACAACTAGGTACACGAGCCGGCGTGATTGGAGCGGCGTTGCTTCCACACGTAGAAACCGAGGGGTCTCGTCTAGACCTTCTTAGGCAGTCAACGTAA
- a CDS encoding rhodanese-like domain-containing protein produces MACPQITIPELKQRLFGYQDVQIVDVREVHEYRDGHIEGSTLIPLGILPYRLDDVDRDKEVVLVCRSGNRSSEACQILRDRGFRNVKSLQGGLSSWTA; encoded by the coding sequence ATGGCTTGTCCGCAAATTACTATCCCTGAGTTGAAGCAGAGGTTATTTGGTTACCAGGACGTACAAATTGTTGACGTTCGTGAGGTACACGAGTACCGTGACGGGCATATTGAAGGCTCGACGTTGATTCCGCTTGGAATCCTGCCTTATCGCCTGGATGACGTAGATAGGGACAAAGAAGTCGTGCTGGTGTGTCGTTCCGGCAATCGCAGTTCTGAAGCGTGTCAGATTCTGCGTGATAGAGGTTTTCGAAACGTAAAGTCGCTGCAAGGTGGATTGTCGAGCTGGACCGCGTAA
- a CDS encoding glycoside hydrolase, with translation MSSIGPPMAVAPYNDVRAVLKYATSVITPSKILMGMSLYGYDWQIPWEKGRLASGISNNSAQNLAQEQQVPIVWDSASVSPSFRYNASQSEHEVWFDDALSAAAKLNLVYEFGLRGVSYWVLGKESTQQVAKCSI, from the coding sequence ATGTCGAGCATTGGACCACCGATGGCCGTAGCTCCATATAATGACGTACGAGCGGTGCTCAAATACGCGACGTCTGTGATTACGCCTTCAAAAATTCTGATGGGCATGTCACTGTACGGATACGACTGGCAGATTCCGTGGGAAAAAGGGAGACTGGCGTCTGGCATCTCAAACAACAGCGCGCAGAACCTGGCTCAGGAGCAGCAAGTGCCAATTGTTTGGGATTCTGCGTCAGTTTCCCCTTCTTTTCGGTATAACGCTTCGCAGTCAGAGCATGAAGTTTGGTTCGACGATGCACTTAGCGCTGCAGCGAAACTAAACCTCGTCTATGAGTTTGGACTAAGGGGTGTTTCCTATTGGGTACTCGGCAAGGAGAGCACGCAGCAAGTAGCTAAATGTTCCATATAA
- a CDS encoding C40 family peptidase produces the protein MAVASLTTFAGAIGTTASASTVSALPPGVRYDYSVHPLAGRNASVAAKENAVLREAASKLGTPYIWGHNEDRGQYGFDCSNFTAYVYHHALGYRMSGASQVQYHSVGWRVPVSQMRPGDLVIFDRGGHVGIYAGNGRMIEEGGGLGKVGYLPLHPGSYWYRHITTVKRMFN, from the coding sequence ATGGCCGTAGCTTCATTAACGACTTTTGCGGGTGCGATTGGCACAACCGCGTCGGCGAGTACCGTCAGTGCTTTACCGCCAGGCGTCCGCTACGATTATAGTGTTCACCCCCTGGCAGGGCGAAATGCGAGCGTTGCGGCAAAAGAAAATGCAGTGCTTCGCGAAGCCGCAAGCAAGCTGGGAACACCGTACATTTGGGGTCACAACGAAGACCGCGGTCAGTACGGTTTTGACTGTTCCAATTTTACTGCCTACGTATATCATCATGCCCTTGGATACAGAATGAGCGGTGCATCACAAGTTCAGTACCACTCCGTGGGCTGGCGCGTTCCCGTTTCGCAGATGCGTCCGGGTGACCTCGTCATCTTCGACCGTGGTGGACATGTTGGAATCTACGCTGGCAACGGCAGAATGATTGAAGAAGGCGGCGGGCTTGGTAAAGTCGGTTACCTGCCACTGCATCCCGGGTCGTACTGGTACCGCCACATCACGACCGTCAAACGTATGTTTAACTGA
- a CDS encoding recombinase family protein: MKIALYVRVSTDDQALHGFSIEGQMQRLEAYCTSQGWPNYEFYIDDGYSGTSMDRPQLKRLIRHIERGDIQMVIVYRLDRMSRRQRDLLFLIEDVFEPNATAFKSATEPFDTSTPLGKAMLGILGVFAQLERDTIIERTKVGLAQRARKGLWFGGPTPFGYLRDSDNDTLLPHPTQAPLVQRIFQKYLAGETLLGISNWLAENDSSRYVDHNFIKDMLERPVYAGLVKHRDDLFQATHEAIIDKNTWEAVQQEMKSRSEGRHPYGKYLLSGLAVCGVCGGNYKVQRRKHPRSDYVYHYYMCATKQLKGKSHCASSKQVKLEKLEDQVIEQVIDLPIERETLFAYMTADDDRADEGERIALQNELESITRKVDNLVNAVRDGVFTSRQIQSQMSQLEERQLQLEERLDSFVEKPEGNDTNVSAAIQSIRSSWNYMTDDERHQVLRTAVLRVVVHPDKKPDIIWNI; this comes from the coding sequence ATGAAGATAGCTCTGTATGTCCGGGTTTCGACCGATGACCAGGCCCTGCATGGGTTTTCCATCGAAGGGCAGATGCAACGCCTCGAAGCGTACTGCACCTCCCAAGGTTGGCCAAACTATGAATTTTACATTGATGATGGGTATAGTGGAACATCTATGGACAGGCCGCAATTGAAACGGCTTATCCGTCACATTGAACGCGGCGACATCCAAATGGTGATTGTCTACCGGCTCGACCGCATGAGCCGACGTCAGCGGGATTTGTTGTTCCTCATTGAAGATGTGTTCGAGCCGAACGCGACCGCATTTAAGTCCGCTACGGAACCTTTTGACACGTCGACCCCACTAGGAAAAGCGATGCTCGGAATCTTGGGCGTGTTTGCACAGTTAGAGCGTGACACCATCATTGAGCGCACAAAGGTTGGACTTGCGCAACGCGCACGGAAGGGGCTCTGGTTTGGTGGACCAACGCCATTCGGGTACCTGCGAGACAGCGATAATGACACATTGCTGCCACATCCAACGCAGGCGCCTCTCGTTCAGAGAATATTTCAGAAGTATCTCGCTGGCGAGACCCTGCTAGGCATCTCCAACTGGCTGGCCGAAAACGACTCGAGCAGATATGTAGACCACAACTTCATTAAGGACATGTTGGAACGTCCCGTATACGCGGGTTTGGTGAAACATCGTGATGACCTATTCCAGGCAACCCATGAGGCAATCATCGACAAAAATACATGGGAAGCCGTCCAACAGGAGATGAAGTCCCGCAGCGAGGGACGGCACCCATACGGAAAATACCTGTTAAGCGGTCTTGCAGTGTGTGGAGTCTGCGGGGGTAACTACAAGGTCCAACGCCGCAAGCACCCGCGTTCTGACTATGTGTACCATTACTACATGTGTGCGACAAAACAATTAAAAGGTAAATCACATTGTGCGTCTTCTAAGCAAGTCAAACTTGAGAAACTCGAAGACCAGGTCATTGAGCAAGTCATCGATCTGCCCATCGAACGCGAAACTCTCTTTGCTTACATGACTGCTGATGACGACCGTGCTGATGAAGGGGAACGCATCGCCTTGCAGAACGAACTTGAGTCCATCACGCGAAAGGTTGACAACCTGGTCAATGCGGTTCGCGATGGCGTCTTCACCTCTCGGCAAATTCAGTCACAAATGAGTCAACTCGAGGAGCGGCAATTACAGCTCGAGGAACGGTTAGACTCTTTCGTGGAAAAGCCTGAAGGCAACGACACCAACGTCAGCGCTGCAATTCAGTCCATCCGTTCATCCTGGAACTACATGACGGACGATGAGAGGCACCAAGTACTGCGCACAGCCGTTCTACGCGTCGTCGTCCACCCCGATAAAAAGCCAGACATTATATGGAACATTTAG
- a CDS encoding TlpA family protein disulfide reductase, with the protein MTRGWQDVKLGLKWTIISAGVAILMAIVLTASPEPSAQAANSRPYTGYTAPAFTLDELTSASPVSLSQFKGKPLFINFWASWCPPCQAETPHIVKAYETYGKQVTFISIDITSGDSARNVREFVNKYGIKYPVLLDKNASASSAYNVLAIPTSLFVNRNGIIVARYSGALPAAELRANLQRIGKS; encoded by the coding sequence ATGACGAGAGGATGGCAGGATGTGAAGTTGGGGTTAAAGTGGACAATCATCAGCGCTGGGGTTGCCATCCTGATGGCAATTGTTCTCACCGCATCGCCAGAACCGTCCGCGCAGGCAGCGAACAGCCGCCCGTACACAGGGTACACGGCGCCCGCGTTTACGCTCGATGAACTCACGAGCGCATCGCCTGTGTCGCTGTCCCAGTTCAAAGGCAAGCCTCTATTCATCAACTTCTGGGCTTCTTGGTGCCCGCCTTGCCAGGCAGAGACCCCCCACATCGTCAAGGCTTACGAGACGTATGGTAAACAAGTGACCTTCATCAGTATCGACATCACCAGCGGTGATTCCGCCCGGAACGTTCGCGAATTCGTGAACAAGTACGGGATTAAGTATCCTGTCCTGCTCGACAAGAACGCAAGTGCGAGTAGTGCCTACAACGTCCTTGCCATACCCACGTCGCTGTTTGTCAACCGAAACGGCATCATTGTCGCCAGGTATTCAGGAGCACTTCCGGCCGCGGAGCTTCGTGCGAACTTGCAAAGGATTGGAAAGTCATGA
- a CDS encoding HNH endonuclease, translating to MRELIEAKYTCTHCGYQLRVGSVVAVRSAGGKILTPCTLERANREVAAKRARFDKEGTLWLYDAPEQNAAYRRIVFERDAGTCLWCGKPADTVDHIIPYSEGGVYHPSNLICACRHCNQKRQSDGVLLFLERLAGDNSPSPYAAYVIERYALACTVVPRLKLDIAASTSSPSKYK from the coding sequence ATGAGGGAACTCATCGAAGCTAAGTACACCTGTACGCACTGCGGCTATCAGCTGAGGGTTGGGTCTGTCGTAGCTGTCCGCAGTGCTGGGGGAAAAATACTCACACCGTGTACTCTCGAGCGAGCAAACAGAGAAGTGGCCGCGAAACGGGCACGCTTTGATAAGGAGGGTACGCTTTGGCTATACGATGCACCGGAACAGAATGCGGCGTATCGGCGAATTGTGTTTGAGCGGGATGCGGGGACGTGTCTATGGTGTGGCAAGCCGGCGGATACCGTAGACCATATCATCCCGTATTCGGAAGGCGGTGTCTATCACCCATCGAACTTAATATGTGCCTGCAGGCATTGCAACCAGAAGCGCCAAAGCGACGGCGTACTGCTGTTTCTTGAACGCCTGGCCGGTGACAATTCGCCGTCCCCTTATGCAGCCTACGTGATTGAGCGCTACGCCCTCGCATGCACAGTGGTCCCACGCCTGAAACTGGACATCGCTGCTTCCACGTCCAGCCCTTCCAAGTACAAATAA
- a CDS encoding TlpA family protein disulfide reductase, translating to MHLPSKYKRTFLAATILAGLAVTGCGVPNQTSGSSEAANAQNAGSAETGNTSTTAANQGTPGTANQSTSPAGNATGSTSTSPAQGPLTIGSVAPDFTLQNINGTGTISLHQLLAKGKPLLINAWASWCPPCQMETPDLVKMSHKYGNKIEFVGLNLTAMDNVQNAKSFVSKYGIPYTVLLDSKGSFEDKYTVIAEPTTFLISPQGRILDVNVGMMTASQMEQLIQSVIPS from the coding sequence ATGCACTTACCCTCCAAGTACAAAAGAACCTTCCTTGCCGCAACAATCCTGGCCGGTCTCGCTGTAACCGGATGTGGTGTGCCAAACCAGACATCGGGGTCGAGTGAAGCTGCAAACGCTCAAAACGCTGGTTCTGCAGAGACAGGCAATACATCGACCACTGCTGCAAATCAGGGAACACCGGGAACGGCAAACCAATCCACCAGCCCTGCAGGCAATGCGACAGGGAGCACGTCGACCAGTCCAGCGCAAGGGCCACTTACCATTGGCAGTGTAGCGCCCGATTTCACTCTGCAAAACATCAACGGTACCGGGACCATCTCGTTACACCAACTTCTCGCAAAGGGCAAGCCGCTTCTCATCAATGCCTGGGCTTCTTGGTGTCCCCCGTGTCAAATGGAGACCCCTGACCTCGTCAAGATGTCCCACAAGTACGGCAACAAGATTGAATTCGTCGGCCTCAACTTGACGGCGATGGACAATGTCCAGAATGCGAAATCGTTTGTTAGTAAATATGGCATTCCGTACACCGTGCTGCTCGACAGTAAAGGCAGCTTTGAAGATAAATACACCGTCATTGCAGAACCCACAACGTTCCTTATTAGTCCGCAGGGCCGCATTCTCGATGTCAACGTCGGCATGATGACTGCTTCGCAGATGGAGCAATTGATTCAGAGTGTGATTCCGTCCTAA